In Phycisphaerales bacterium, the following proteins share a genomic window:
- a CDS encoding VOC family protein codes for MPSPIEYNGGLTISSSVTNLKKSIDWYTSVLGFTHLYTVEEIGWCELQTPVEGGRVNLGLSQVEKVTPGGPTPTFGVKDIDKARATLESKRVRFDGPTREYPGMVRLATFYDPDGNSLMLYQSLGQE; via the coding sequence ATGCCATCACCCATCGAATACAACGGCGGACTCACGATCTCCAGCAGCGTCACCAACCTGAAGAAGTCCATCGACTGGTACACCAGCGTCCTCGGCTTCACGCACCTCTACACCGTCGAGGAGATCGGCTGGTGCGAACTCCAGACGCCCGTCGAGGGCGGCCGCGTCAACCTCGGCCTCTCGCAGGTCGAAAAAGTCACGCCCGGCGGCCCCACGCCGACGTTTGGCGTGAAAGACATCGATAAGGCCCGCGCCACACTCGAATCGAAGAGGGTCCGCTTTGACGGGCCCACGCGCGAGTACCCCGGCATGGTGCGCCTCGCGACGTTCTACGACCCGGACGGCAACTCGCTCATGCTCTACCAGTCGCTCGGGCAGGAGTGA